The following proteins are co-located in the Neisseria sp. Marseille-Q6792 genome:
- the msrAB gene encoding bifunctional peptide-methionine (S)-S-oxide reductase MsrA/peptide-methionine (R)-S-oxide reductase MsrB: protein MKPRTFFSLCAKFGCLFALGACSPKIADAEAATVPHTLSTLKTADNRPADVYLKKDKPTLIKFWASWCPLCLSELGQTEKWAQDAKFGSANLITVASPGFLHEKKDGDFQKWYAGLNYPKLPVVTDNGGTIAQSLNISVYPSWALIGKDGDVQRIVKGSINEAQALALISDPNADLGRLKNSFYKPDTQKKDSAIMNTRTIYLAGGCFWGLEAYFQRIDGVVDAVSGYANGKTKNPSYEDVSYRDTGHAETVKVTYDADKLSLDDILQYYFRVVDPTSLNKQGNDTGTQYRSGVYYTDPAEKAVIAAALKREQQKYKLPLVVENEPLKNFYDAEEYHQDYLIKNPNGYCHIDIRKADEPLQGKTKTAPQGKGFDEATYKKPNDAELKRILTEEQYQVTQHSATEYAFSHEYDHLFKPGIYVDVVSGEPLFSSADKFDSGCGWPSFTRPINAAAVTEHDDFSYNMRRTEVRSYAADSHLGHVFADGPQDKGGLRYCINGASLKFIPLEQMDAAGYGALKGKVK from the coding sequence ATGAAACCCCGTACTTTCTTTTCCCTTTGCGCCAAGTTCGGCTGTCTGTTTGCGCTGGGCGCTTGTTCGCCCAAAATCGCCGATGCCGAAGCCGCGACCGTGCCGCACACTTTATCCACTTTGAAAACCGCGGACAACCGCCCCGCCGATGTTTATTTGAAAAAAGACAAACCGACGCTGATTAAATTCTGGGCGAGCTGGTGTCCTTTGTGTCTGTCCGAATTGGGGCAAACCGAAAAATGGGCGCAAGATGCAAAATTCGGTTCCGCCAACCTGATTACCGTCGCCTCCCCCGGCTTTCTGCACGAGAAAAAAGACGGCGACTTCCAAAAATGGTATGCCGGTTTGAACTATCCCAAGCTGCCCGTCGTAACCGACAACGGCGGCACCATCGCCCAAAGCCTGAATATCAGCGTTTATCCTTCTTGGGCATTAATCGGTAAAGACGGCGACGTGCAGCGCATCGTCAAAGGCAGTATTAACGAAGCGCAGGCGTTGGCGTTAATCAGCGATCCGAATGCTGATTTAGGCCGTCTGAAAAATTCGTTCTACAAACCCGACACACAGAAAAAGGATTCAGCAATCATGAATACGCGCACCATCTACCTCGCCGGCGGCTGCTTCTGGGGCTTGGAAGCCTATTTCCAACGCATCGACGGCGTGGTTGACGCGGTATCCGGCTACGCCAACGGCAAAACAAAAAATCCGAGCTATGAAGACGTGTCCTACCGCGATACGGGCCATGCCGAAACCGTCAAAGTTACCTACGATGCCGACAAACTCAGCCTCGACGACATCCTGCAATACTATTTCCGCGTCGTTGACCCGACCAGCCTCAACAAACAAGGCAACGACACCGGCACGCAATACCGCAGCGGCGTGTACTACACCGACCCTGCCGAAAAAGCCGTCATCGCCGCCGCCCTCAAACGCGAGCAGCAAAAATACAAACTTCCCCTCGTCGTTGAAAACGAGCCGCTGAAAAACTTCTACGACGCCGAGGAATACCATCAGGACTACCTGATTAAAAACCCCAACGGCTATTGCCACATCGACATCCGCAAAGCCGACGAACCGCTGCAGGGCAAAACCAAAACCGCTCCGCAAGGCAAAGGCTTCGACGAGGCGACGTATAAAAAACCCAATGATGCCGAACTCAAACGCATCCTGACCGAAGAGCAATACCAAGTTACCCAACACAGCGCAACCGAATACGCCTTCAGCCACGAATATGACCACTTGTTCAAACCCGGAATTTATGTGGACGTTGTCAGCGGCGAACCCCTGTTCAGCTCCGCCGACAAATTCGATTCCGGCTGCGGCTGGCCGAGCTTCACCCGCCCGATTAACGCTGCCGCCGTTACCGAACACGACGATTTCAGCTACAACATGCGCCGCACCGAAGTGCGCAGCTATGCCGCCGATTCGCACTTGGGACACGTCTTCGCCGACGGCCCGCAAGACAAAGGCGGACTGCGCTACTGCATCAACGGCGCAAGTTTAAAATTCATCCCGCTGGAACAAATGGACGCGGCAGGCTACGGCGCGTTGAAAGGCAAAGTGAAATAA
- a CDS encoding nicotinamide-nucleotide amidohydrolase family protein, with translation MEALNTIARNLTIKRETVTCAESCTGGLLAAAFTSVAGSSQWFEQSFVTYSNKAKEDRLGVLPETLLEYGAVSRQTVREMARGAQIAAQADYAVGISGIAGPGGGSESKPVGTVWFGFAFPGGSCEEICRFDGNRESVRAQAVAFALERLAGLIENGGDAV, from the coding sequence ATGGAAGCGTTAAACACCATCGCCCGAAACCTGACCATAAAGCGCGAAACCGTAACCTGTGCCGAATCCTGCACGGGAGGGCTGCTTGCCGCCGCATTTACCAGTGTGGCAGGCAGTTCGCAATGGTTTGAACAAAGTTTTGTAACATACAGCAACAAAGCCAAAGAAGACCGCTTGGGCGTGTTACCCGAAACCCTGCTCGAATACGGCGCGGTCAGCCGTCAAACCGTCCGTGAGATGGCGCGAGGCGCACAAATTGCGGCGCAGGCGGATTACGCCGTCGGTATTTCCGGCATTGCCGGCCCGGGCGGCGGCAGCGAAAGCAAACCAGTCGGTACGGTTTGGTTCGGGTTTGCCTTTCCGGGCGGAAGTTGTGAAGAAATATGCCGTTTTGACGGCAACCGCGAATCCGTCCGCGCGCAGGCCGTCGCCTTCGCGTTGGAAAGGTTGGCGGGACTGATTGAAAACGGCGGAGATGCCGTCTGA
- a CDS encoding thiamine ABC transporter substrate-binding protein, translating to MKRKIWLLPLLSVSAYMQAQTEVRLAAHKSFSLPKAVIARFERENNAKVSVIQAGNANEMLNKLILSRANPIADAVYGLDNANIGKAREMGVLADEQPKSLPVSVGLPSVLAVDYGYVTLNYDKKWFAEKKLPLPKTLQDLTRPEYKNLLVTPSPATSSPGLSFLMANIGGMGEAGAFKWWAQMRQNGVKVAKGWSEAYYTDFSHNGGAYPLVVGYAASPAAEVYFSKGKYSEPPTGNLFLKGGVFRQVEGAAVLKGAKQPELAAKLVQWLQSGEVQRAVPSEMWVYPAVKNTSLPEVFRFAQAPTHTDSPSRADINAKQRGWVGRWIKTVLK from the coding sequence ATGAAACGGAAAATCTGGCTGCTGCCGCTGCTGTCGGTTTCAGCATATATGCAGGCTCAGACGGAGGTCAGGCTTGCAGCGCACAAGTCGTTCAGCCTGCCCAAAGCGGTGATTGCGCGTTTCGAACGGGAAAACAATGCGAAAGTGTCCGTTATTCAGGCTGGCAATGCAAACGAAATGCTCAACAAACTGATTTTAAGCCGCGCCAATCCGATTGCCGATGCGGTGTACGGTTTGGACAATGCCAATATCGGTAAGGCGCGGGAAATGGGCGTTTTGGCGGATGAGCAGCCAAAATCCCTGCCGGTTTCGGTCGGCCTGCCTTCGGTTTTGGCGGTTGATTACGGTTATGTAACACTCAATTACGACAAAAAATGGTTTGCCGAGAAAAAGCTGCCGCTGCCCAAAACCTTGCAGGACTTAACCCGTCCCGAATATAAAAACCTGCTGGTTACGCCGTCGCCCGCCACCTCGTCGCCAGGATTATCCTTCCTGATGGCAAACATCGGCGGCATGGGCGAGGCGGGTGCGTTCAAATGGTGGGCGCAGATGCGTCAGAACGGCGTGAAGGTCGCCAAAGGCTGGAGCGAGGCGTATTACACCGACTTTTCGCACAACGGCGGAGCTTATCCGCTGGTAGTCGGTTATGCAGCCAGCCCTGCGGCAGAAGTGTATTTTTCCAAAGGCAAGTACAGCGAGCCGCCGACGGGCAACCTGTTTTTAAAAGGCGGCGTATTCCGTCAGGTTGAAGGCGCGGCGGTATTGAAGGGGGCGAAGCAGCCGGAATTGGCGGCAAAACTCGTTCAGTGGCTGCAAAGCGGCGAAGTGCAACGTGCCGTTCCGTCCGAGATGTGGGTTTACCCGGCCGTCAAAAACACGTCGCTGCCCGAAGTATTCCGTTTTGCACAAGCACCGACGCACACGGATTCCCCTTCCCGTGCCGACATCAACGCCAAACAGCGAGGCTGGGTCGGACGCTGGATTAAAACGGTATTGAAGTAA
- a CDS encoding pyrimidine 5'-nucleotidase yields MQENPTVWLFDLDNTLHDADAGIFTLINRAMTGYIAQRLRLSDQAASDLRQEYWHRYGATLAGLQIHHPEIDIAEFLRESHPIDEVLTRLHGMPETQNTLIRLKGRKAVFSNGPSFYVHAVSDALGLTESFDALFGTDDFGLLYKPNPQAYLNVCRLLDVPPERCVMVDDSADNLHQAKALGMKTVWFGAKSHALPFIDTSVSDMAQLAQYAETLSEHRQTHYNTP; encoded by the coding sequence ATGCAAGAAAATCCGACCGTGTGGCTGTTCGACCTCGACAACACGCTGCACGATGCCGACGCAGGCATCTTCACGCTCATCAACCGCGCCATGACCGGCTACATCGCGCAACGCCTCCGGCTCTCCGACCAAGCCGCGTCCGACCTGCGTCAGGAATATTGGCACCGTTACGGCGCAACGCTTGCCGGCCTGCAAATCCACCACCCCGAAATCGACATTGCGGAATTTTTACGCGAAAGCCATCCGATTGACGAGGTTTTGACCCGTCTGCACGGGATGCCGGAAACACAAAACACCCTAATCCGCCTAAAAGGACGCAAGGCGGTTTTTTCCAACGGGCCTTCTTTTTATGTCCACGCCGTTTCAGACGCACTAGGTTTGACGGAAAGCTTCGACGCGCTTTTCGGTACGGACGATTTCGGGCTGCTCTACAAACCCAATCCACAAGCCTACCTCAACGTCTGCCGCCTGCTGGACGTACCGCCCGAACGCTGCGTGATGGTGGACGACAGCGCGGACAACCTGCATCAGGCAAAGGCGCTGGGCATGAAAACCGTCTGGTTCGGTGCAAAATCCCACGCGCTGCCCTTTATCGACACCTCCGTAAGCGATATGGCGCAACTGGCACAGTATGCAGAAACTTTGTCAGAACACCGCCAAACTCATTACAATACCCCCTAA
- a CDS encoding spore cortex protein encodes MRKTFLILMTASAVLSGCSWETYRNENGKTAVRQKYPAGTPVYYQDGSYSKNMNYNQYRPERHAVLPNQTGNNADEEHRQHWQKPKFQNR; translated from the coding sequence ATGCGTAAAACCTTCCTTATCCTGATGACTGCCTCCGCCGTACTGTCGGGCTGCTCATGGGAAACCTACCGGAACGAAAACGGCAAAACCGCCGTCCGTCAAAAATATCCTGCCGGTACACCCGTTTATTACCAAGACGGCAGCTACTCGAAAAATATGAACTACAACCAATACCGCCCCGAACGCCATGCCGTGTTGCCCAACCAAACCGGCAACAACGCCGACGAAGAGCATCGCCAACACTGGCAAAAGCCCAAATTTCAAAACCGATAA